In Leptospira harrisiae, a genomic segment contains:
- the rlmB gene encoding 23S rRNA (guanosine(2251)-2'-O)-methyltransferase RlmB, whose protein sequence is MEKSPVEILFGKRNFYEFLESLEQMAPERGVKTIREVIIKDSMGNEEKQRIRGYIPNSVKFTTVSTRELDRIASDKNHQGYVIIRTKQKSFSSLGFEQFKQNVEAGAGPILILDRIQDPGNLGNILRTAECMGVKHVLMSDRDTSPITPVVEKVSAGAVHHLQIYRVANLMHGMEFLKKNEYWILATDEEGEESIWETLPDASQMAVIMGNEGEGVKRLLLEEADYVARIPLFGSVTSLNVVVACGITLDRIQNVSR, encoded by the coding sequence ATGGAAAAAAGCCCAGTAGAAATACTTTTCGGAAAACGGAATTTTTATGAATTTTTGGAATCCTTGGAACAAATGGCTCCGGAACGTGGAGTCAAAACCATTCGAGAAGTCATAATAAAAGATTCGATGGGAAACGAAGAAAAACAAAGAATTAGAGGTTATATTCCAAATTCTGTAAAATTTACAACTGTTTCCACAAGAGAACTAGACCGCATTGCTTCTGATAAAAACCACCAAGGTTATGTAATCATTCGTACCAAACAAAAATCATTTTCATCATTGGGATTTGAACAGTTCAAACAAAATGTAGAAGCAGGTGCAGGTCCAATACTCATTTTGGATCGAATCCAAGATCCTGGAAATTTGGGAAATATTCTGCGAACTGCTGAATGTATGGGCGTAAAACACGTGTTAATGTCTGATAGAGATACATCCCCGATCACTCCTGTCGTGGAAAAAGTATCAGCGGGTGCAGTTCATCATTTACAAATCTATCGAGTTGCCAACTTGATGCATGGAATGGAATTTCTCAAAAAAAATGAATATTGGATTCTTGCTACTGATGAAGAAGGTGAAGAATCCATTTGGGAAACTTTACCAGATGCATCTCAAATGGCGGTGATTATGGGGAATGAAGGGGAAGGTGTAAAACGACTGTTACTGGAAGAGGCGGATTATGTGGCGAGAATTCCCCTATTTGGTTCAGTAACTTCTTTAAATGTTGTGGTGGCTTGTGGAATTACCTTGGATCGTATACAAAATGTTTCGCGTTAG
- a CDS encoding esterase/lipase family protein, with amino-acid sequence MFRVRRKCIFFLFYFLVGISVFPSCIYDFYRKEFVSEEKKNDEALLLALLGLLPNPNQKLYGFLPGFSRNLSDSQFLSSEFFPKSGKKKIVFVHGWNPAERDSDPVTNDQKKIQNIKNTFSNGLVHFQEGRASANSEFDLYLYTYRTSNSILINGKQFYGTLRSNFLDSDQVYIVAHSMGGLVTRVALATETGYLPFVRLVVTLASPQFGSPFATPSFLGNNPFLNDLGNYLVGTQGGSELGYTNKGTGQPNLNGAENLVLDVINQSYLNSSLNGRFVSFAGVMSNCTVGETFYYNTGCTILNNAGFTQSDGIVPRNSARLGNLTYKQIDVADCDHSMMAFQTINPDDTKSRNLFTQVITEIRNSPY; translated from the coding sequence ATGTTTCGCGTTAGGCGGAAGTGTATATTTTTTCTATTCTATTTTTTGGTTGGCATTTCTGTATTTCCTTCTTGTATTTATGACTTTTATCGAAAGGAATTTGTATCGGAAGAGAAAAAAAATGACGAAGCTCTGTTACTTGCTTTATTAGGGCTATTACCAAATCCAAATCAAAAGTTATACGGCTTTTTACCAGGTTTTTCAAGGAATCTATCAGACTCCCAATTTTTATCTTCTGAGTTTTTTCCAAAATCTGGTAAAAAGAAGATAGTTTTTGTTCACGGTTGGAATCCAGCTGAGAGAGATTCCGATCCCGTTACCAACGATCAGAAAAAAATACAAAATATTAAGAATACTTTTTCGAACGGTCTTGTTCATTTTCAAGAAGGGAGAGCTTCCGCAAATAGTGAATTTGATCTTTATTTGTATACCTACCGCACTTCCAATAGCATTCTGATCAATGGAAAACAATTTTACGGAACATTACGTTCTAACTTTTTAGATTCTGACCAAGTTTATATTGTAGCCCATTCGATGGGAGGACTTGTGACTCGAGTTGCTTTGGCAACGGAAACAGGATACCTTCCTTTTGTTCGATTGGTTGTCACTTTGGCTAGCCCACAGTTTGGTTCCCCTTTTGCCACTCCTAGTTTTCTAGGCAACAATCCGTTTTTAAATGATCTTGGAAATTATCTTGTTGGAACCCAAGGTGGATCTGAATTGGGCTATACTAACAAAGGAACTGGTCAACCCAATTTGAATGGAGCTGAAAATTTGGTTCTTGATGTTATCAACCAATCGTATTTAAATTCTAGTTTGAATGGAAGGTTTGTAAGTTTCGCAGGTGTTATGAGTAATTGTACTGTTGGTGAAACATTCTATTATAACACAGGTTGTACGATATTAAATAATGCTGGTTTTACACAATCTGATGGAATTGTTCCCCGCAATAGTGCAAGGTTAGGAAATTTAACCTACAAACAAATTGATGTAGCAGATTGTGATCATTCAATGATGGCTTTTCAAACCATTAACCCTGATGATACAAAGAGTCGTAATCTTTTTACACAAGTAATTACAGAGATCCGAAATTCACCTTACTGA
- a CDS encoding sodium:solute symporter family protein yields MISFHTLDFLFFLFPFFIIILLLFRFRSKQNSTKEYFQAEGSLSWFVAGTAMVATTFAADTPLAVTEIIRAQGISGNWIWWYMAVGGFITVFFFSKLWKRSGASTDLELIGLRYSGKEAEFLRGFKAFVIGFLLNLVILGWVNLAMLKIIPVFFPNLTSSYILIYLLLFGVFYTSIAGLRGISYIDVFQFFLAWFGCILFAYYAVNLPMIGGLEGLKSKLSGNKIHFFPNGSEGGLPWDHFLILLTVLWWSSWYPGSEPGGGGYIAQRILATKNENAALKGSLWFVVAHYFVRPWPWILVALVSIVLYPNLSEVESGKGFLMVLQEGMPNGMMGLMLSAFLAAYLSTLATHLNWGASYLVNDLWKPILQKGKSDSYYLKISYTIQILTAVCSYILAVYGMETIKGAWVFLLEASSGIGFILIARWFFWRISAWTEILAFILSPIFYLVFSVYLEIGFPYSILFTAISSAILLILSTFVLPQTDRNILFQFYNRTKPPYFFWKGLYKNETNQKQTIYHNKLLVSFFGTFSGLFFVFGGLYTVQCLLWSEGLLFLGMPIFLFGLAGLYFSIQSLEEKD; encoded by the coding sequence ATGATTTCCTTCCATACACTTGATTTTCTTTTTTTTCTTTTTCCCTTCTTCATCATAATCTTACTTCTTTTTCGTTTTCGATCCAAACAAAATTCCACTAAAGAATATTTTCAAGCAGAAGGAAGTTTATCTTGGTTTGTTGCAGGAACTGCAATGGTTGCCACAACTTTTGCAGCAGACACTCCTCTTGCTGTAACAGAGATCATCCGGGCACAGGGAATTTCAGGAAATTGGATTTGGTGGTATATGGCTGTTGGTGGATTTATCACAGTATTCTTTTTTTCTAAACTTTGGAAACGATCTGGGGCCTCTACAGATTTGGAACTTATAGGGCTTCGTTATAGTGGGAAAGAAGCTGAATTTTTAAGAGGTTTTAAAGCATTTGTGATTGGTTTTTTACTCAACTTAGTCATACTCGGTTGGGTTAATTTAGCGATGCTAAAAATCATTCCTGTTTTTTTTCCCAATTTGACTTCATCCTATATACTTATATATCTTCTGTTATTTGGAGTATTTTATACTTCAATTGCAGGTCTTAGAGGAATTTCCTACATCGATGTTTTTCAGTTTTTTTTAGCTTGGTTTGGTTGTATTCTTTTTGCCTATTATGCAGTAAATTTACCAATGATTGGTGGACTGGAAGGATTAAAATCGAAACTAAGTGGAAACAAAATTCATTTTTTCCCTAACGGATCGGAGGGCGGACTGCCCTGGGATCATTTTTTAATCCTTCTAACGGTTCTTTGGTGGTCAAGTTGGTATCCAGGTTCGGAACCAGGTGGGGGAGGTTACATTGCTCAGAGAATTTTAGCCACAAAAAATGAGAACGCTGCCTTAAAAGGTTCCCTTTGGTTTGTCGTTGCCCATTATTTTGTCCGTCCTTGGCCTTGGATTCTCGTAGCTTTAGTCTCGATTGTTTTATATCCAAATCTATCGGAAGTCGAAAGTGGGAAAGGGTTTCTGATGGTCTTACAAGAAGGAATGCCGAATGGAATGATGGGACTGATGCTGAGTGCCTTCCTTGCAGCCTACTTATCCACACTTGCTACTCATTTGAATTGGGGAGCTTCTTATCTTGTCAATGACCTTTGGAAACCAATTTTACAGAAGGGAAAATCTGATTCGTATTATCTTAAAATATCATATACAATTCAAATTTTAACAGCTGTTTGTTCTTATATTCTAGCAGTTTACGGAATGGAAACCATCAAAGGAGCTTGGGTATTTTTGTTGGAGGCTTCTTCGGGAATTGGGTTTATATTAATTGCGCGCTGGTTTTTTTGGCGTATATCCGCTTGGACAGAAATTTTAGCATTTATTCTTTCTCCCATATTTTATTTGGTTTTTTCTGTGTATTTGGAAATTGGTTTCCCTTACTCAATTCTTTTTACGGCAATATCTTCAGCAATTTTACTCATCCTATCTACCTTTGTTTTACCACAGACAGATCGAAATATTTTATTTCAGTTTTATAATAGAACCAAACCTCCTTATTTTTTTTGGAAGGGGCTTTATAAAAATGAAACCAACCAAAAACAAACCATTTATCATAATAAATTATTAGTTTCATTTTTCGGAACTTTCTCAGGTCTCTTTTTTGTTTTTGGAGGTCTTTACACAGTTCAGTGTTTATTATGGAGCGAGGGATTGTTGTTCTTAGGAATGCCGATTTTTCTTTTCGGACTAGCTGGTTTGTATTTTTCAATCCAATCCCTAGAAGAGAAGGACTAA
- the hisF gene encoding imidazole glycerol phosphate synthase subunit HisF, translating into MDELTKRVIPCLDIKGGRVVKGVQFVNLIDAGDPVSCAVAYEENKADELCFLDITASSDKRDILLHLVEQVANRLFIPFTVGGGIRTIEDVKAVLNKGADKVSINTSAFQNPKLLKDSSEIYGSQCIVCAIDVKFHPERKRYEVYLNGGRLETGREALDWGKEAYEMGAGEILLTSMDKDGTKDGFDITLMKSFTSNLSIPIIASGGAGNPEHMAEVILRGGADAVLAASIFHFGEFSIQETKQTMKEMGIKVRL; encoded by the coding sequence ATGGACGAACTTACCAAAAGAGTCATTCCTTGTTTGGATATCAAAGGAGGAAGAGTAGTCAAAGGTGTCCAATTTGTAAACTTAATTGATGCAGGTGATCCTGTCTCTTGTGCTGTAGCTTACGAAGAAAACAAAGCTGATGAACTTTGTTTTTTGGATATCACTGCCTCCTCTGACAAACGAGATATTCTTCTCCATTTAGTGGAGCAGGTGGCCAATCGACTCTTTATTCCTTTCACCGTTGGTGGAGGAATCCGCACCATCGAAGATGTAAAAGCTGTGTTAAACAAAGGAGCTGACAAAGTTTCTATCAACACAAGTGCCTTTCAAAATCCCAAACTGCTCAAAGACTCTAGTGAAATTTACGGATCACAGTGTATTGTTTGTGCCATTGATGTAAAATTTCATCCGGAACGAAAACGATACGAAGTGTACCTCAATGGAGGACGTTTAGAAACTGGTAGAGAAGCGTTGGATTGGGGAAAGGAAGCCTATGAAATGGGAGCAGGCGAAATTTTACTTACGTCTATGGACAAAGATGGTACTAAGGATGGTTTTGATATCACTCTAATGAAATCATTTACATCGAATCTTTCCATACCGATCATTGCTTCTGGTGGAGCAGGCAATCCAGAACATATGGCAGAAGTCATTTTACGTGGCGGTGCTGATGCTGTTCTTGCTGCATCAATTTTTCATTTTGGGGAATTCTCGATTCAAGAAACAAAACAAACAATGAAAGAGATGGGAATCAAAGTGAGATTATGA